The Deltaproteobacteria bacterium genome includes the window TATTCCGGTCGACCATCTGAACGACGAGTCGTAGCCAGTCCTCTTCGAAATCGTGAGCCTCGTCGATCAATAACGCGCTGTATTGCTCGCGCGGCACCGATCCCTTCTCCACGCCGGCGATCACGCTGTCCACCTGCAGTTCCCAAACCGGCTTATCGCCTTCAGCGACCTCCACTTGATGGGTCTTCAGCTGTTCTCCGCACCAGTCGTGAAAATGGTAGACACGCACCTTGTCGTCGATGCCCTTGCTGCGCATGTGACTCCTGAGCTTCGCCGCCAAGGTGATGTTGAAGCACAGTACCAAAATAGGCTTGTCGGGCGATTCAGCCAGAACCTCGGAGCGGAATTCCAGAACCAGGGTCTTCCCGGAACCCGCCACACCATGGATGACGCGATGCCCGTCGCCGAGGCCGCGGGCCAGCTGTTCCTGATGGATGTCCATCACCTTGACGACATCCGGGCCGGAATCTTGTCCGGCCGTCTCCTGCGGAAAAAGCTCCAGGTTGTCGATGCGGATCTCCGGGTAAAGGTGCCAGCGAATGCGGTTCAGATCGGGCAGCGTCAGTGCCCTGTCGAACGCAAAAGGGACCATGCCGCTAAGGCGCTTCTCGAACTCCGCCGGGTCTGTTTGGTCCTGCATCTCGTCCCGACAGATCAGCAGGTGACCCGGCAACACCCGTTCGGCTACGTCATCCGGCGCCACAGACTGGATCTGCTTGCGGGTGATGTTCGTCAATAC containing:
- a CDS encoding AAA family ATPase, with amino-acid sequence VLTNITRKQIQSVAPDDVAERVLPGHLLICRDEMQDQTDPAEFEKRLSGMVPFAFDRALTLPDLNRIRWHLYPEIRIDNLELFPQETAGQDSGPDVVKVMDIHQEQLARGLGDGHRVIHGVAGSGKTLVLEFRSEVLAESPDKPILVLCFNITLAAKLRSHMRSKGIDDKVRVYHFHDWCGEQLKTHQVEVAEGDKPVWELQVDSVIAGVEKGSVPREQYSALLIDEAHDFEEDWLRLVVQMVDRNTNSLLLLYDDAQSIFHRNGLGFSLSSVGVQARGRTKILSLNYRNTRQILNLAYEFAKEVLQEKNSDDDQVPLIKPQAAGADGPMPIFRQLGSFEEEARFAADCVAKWHDDGVPWREVAIIYDAHWMGEAVAREFEQGKIPCQLLDKPARKKRYNPQADQVVLLAQQSSKGLEFSRVILLGLGKLKTEREDIARETRELYVAMTRARECLLMTASESNVYTQKIESITAAGT